From the genome of Candidatus Electrothrix communis, one region includes:
- a CDS encoding HEAT repeat domain-containing protein has translation MNIHLTKLESTNRDDRLAVIDEIRKQRSIDALDALTDHLEREEERAIREKIALVFDELLPEAGPETIGRMIRSEDSFTRNCAIEAMRKADDKVIPILGELSSDADHDVRKFAIDALQDRDTPEVRYILRKRLNDDEPNVVYTAVDYLGNLQDEDAGEAIELLAMNAESNPMLFCTCMESLAKIGRTACSPELAAHCRTIGDNPLLSNSILKYMGSCAAFEAVESYVLTLSRKTRELLAEEIINTVVMVCAREKNIQFSAQLKKFLRELTSSAGTGENRYELAKLLADTVNVKESLAVARSDLGSNDPLMVLAAVEIIGKYGAEEDIDALEKIAEESESDEILELIGDAAEEIMKRTDLRSELN, from the coding sequence ATGAACATACATTTGACAAAGCTTGAATCGACAAATCGCGATGATCGTCTTGCCGTTATTGACGAAATAAGAAAGCAGCGATCCATTGACGCTCTTGATGCGCTTACGGATCATCTGGAGCGGGAAGAAGAACGCGCAATCAGAGAAAAAATTGCCCTGGTGTTTGATGAACTTCTTCCTGAGGCGGGTCCTGAAACCATTGGTCGGATGATCCGTTCCGAAGACTCTTTCACCCGCAACTGTGCCATTGAGGCCATGAGAAAGGCGGATGACAAGGTAATCCCGATTTTAGGAGAACTCAGTTCCGATGCGGATCATGATGTCCGTAAATTTGCCATTGATGCCCTGCAGGATCGCGACACCCCTGAGGTACGATACATTTTACGAAAAAGGTTAAACGATGATGAGCCTAATGTGGTCTATACCGCAGTTGATTATCTGGGCAATTTGCAGGATGAGGATGCCGGAGAAGCAATCGAGCTGCTGGCCATGAATGCTGAAAGCAACCCCATGCTTTTCTGCACTTGTATGGAATCACTTGCCAAAATCGGAAGAACCGCCTGTTCCCCGGAGCTGGCGGCCCATTGCCGCACCATTGGCGACAACCCGTTATTGAGTAATTCCATCCTGAAATATATGGGTTCCTGCGCCGCTTTTGAAGCGGTTGAGAGCTATGTTTTAACGCTGTCCCGCAAAACCCGAGAGCTGCTGGCCGAAGAAATTATCAACACCGTGGTGATGGTTTGCGCCAGAGAAAAAAATATTCAATTTTCAGCGCAATTAAAAAAATTTTTACGAGAGCTGACAAGTTCGGCCGGTACCGGTGAAAACAGATATGAACTGGCAAAGCTGCTGGCGGATACCGTCAATGTAAAGGAGAGTCTCGCCGTGGCCCGTTCGGATCTCGGCAGCAATGATCCTTTGATGGTTTTAGCGGCCGTTGAGATCATCGGGAAATATGGTGCAGAAGAGGATATTGACGCCTTGGAAAAAATTGCCGAAGAAAGTGAATCCGATGAGATCCTTGAGTTAATCGGTGATGCAGCGGAAGAAATTATGAAGCGAACTGATCTGAGATCTGAGCTGAACTGA
- a CDS encoding chemotaxis response regulator protein-glutamate methylesterase, which yields MLKVLICDDSALMRKILKQIITDAPDLEVAGVARNGDDAVAKARELQPDVVTMDINMPGMDGITAMQHILAEDIAPVLMVSSLTQEGAETTFEALALGAFDFVAKPGGTVTLDMSSVAQEIVDKLKIACGKGIKSRLSRKKKPGRPQAVRTTTVPVSATVSDRTAQTPRKKRSFKGVALGISTGGPKTIFDVLPYLPQDLNAAIFITQHMPPTFTATFAKRIDNNCAMRCKEAEAGMIVKPGVIYLAKGGLHLCLRTTLTGDIIIRTPKRPATAFIPGIDVMMESVLNVFGSDTVGVEMTGMGSDGADAMVQIKATGGITIAESEETAIVFGMPKEAINRGGVDIIAPSYQIADEIIKAVG from the coding sequence ATGCTGAAAGTTCTCATTTGTGATGATTCCGCCCTGATGCGGAAGATATTGAAACAAATTATTACGGATGCCCCTGACCTTGAGGTGGCGGGAGTTGCCCGGAACGGTGATGATGCCGTGGCCAAGGCCCGTGAGCTGCAGCCCGATGTCGTGACCATGGATATCAATATGCCAGGCATGGACGGCATTACAGCCATGCAGCATATCCTGGCGGAAGATATCGCCCCGGTTTTGATGGTTTCCTCTCTTACCCAGGAAGGCGCGGAGACAACCTTTGAGGCCCTGGCCCTGGGTGCCTTTGATTTCGTTGCAAAGCCCGGCGGCACCGTGACCTTGGATATGTCATCCGTGGCTCAGGAGATTGTTGATAAATTAAAGATCGCCTGCGGCAAAGGCATAAAATCTCGTCTCAGCAGGAAGAAAAAACCGGGCAGACCGCAAGCTGTCCGAACAACAACCGTGCCCGTGTCTGCAACGGTCAGCGACAGAACAGCTCAGACACCCAGGAAAAAACGGAGTTTTAAGGGGGTTGCCCTGGGTATCTCCACCGGTGGTCCCAAAACAATTTTTGATGTCCTGCCCTACCTGCCCCAGGACCTGAACGCCGCTATTTTTATTACCCAGCATATGCCGCCGACATTTACCGCCACTTTTGCCAAACGCATTGATAATAATTGTGCCATGCGCTGTAAGGAAGCGGAGGCCGGAATGATCGTGAAACCCGGAGTTATTTATCTGGCTAAAGGAGGGCTGCATCTCTGTTTACGAACAACACTGACAGGTGACATTATTATCCGTACCCCGAAAAGACCGGCAACGGCGTTTATTCCCGGAATAGATGTGATGATGGAATCTGTCCTTAATGTCTTTGGCTCGGATACCGTCGGGGTGGAGATGACCGGTATGGGCAGCGACGGTGCGGATGCTATGGTACAGATTAAAGCGACTGGCGGCATAACCATTGCCGAAAGCGAAGAGACAGCCATTGTCTTCGGGATGCCCAAAGAGGCCATTAATCGAGGCGGGGTGGATATTATTGCCCCGAGTTATCAAATTGCTGATGAAATTATCAAGGCGGTGGGCTGA
- a CDS encoding Hsp70 family protein, with translation MQKKPNRIVGIDLGTTNSLVSYIQEGRPLIIPNERGSRTTPSVVCIKGDDEPEIIGEMARNQAVLNSEQTVANVKLAMGSERKYRLRQREYLPEEISGLILARLKENSEKYLDEEIHDAVITVPAYFDDQQRRATMRAAAMAGLKVRKLLNEPTAAALAYSCGSNRPDAKLLVVDLGGGTLDITLVEYKDRVFQVKAVGGSTTLGGVNFDRQIINHVVQDFKETHSCDLSHDKIAFQQLVIQSEKAKADLSSSMETTLMIPYISMTEKGPLHLNKILTRSVFEGLVASLLSEIKELILATFNKSNLRTDWVDSVILVGGSTRIPALETLILDIIDPHGKKQDLIKKAINQDEAVANGAAIMAGILSGELMDIEFHDITSHDLGILDHEDRFEVILSAGSIFPCEISKLFTTATDNQEEVVIRIVQKRGEKEASPLVSLGDFSLRVTGKRQKGGPDIDVSFAFDLNEMLTVSAVDLDTHEKAEINIE, from the coding sequence ATGCAAAAGAAACCAAACAGAATTGTCGGCATTGATCTCGGCACCACCAACTCTCTGGTTTCCTATATTCAAGAGGGAAGGCCGCTGATTATTCCCAATGAACGGGGCAGCCGGACCACGCCTTCGGTGGTCTGCATCAAGGGTGATGACGAGCCGGAAATCATAGGTGAAATGGCCAGAAATCAGGCGGTACTCAACAGTGAACAGACCGTGGCCAATGTGAAACTTGCCATGGGCAGTGAACGGAAGTACCGGCTGCGGCAGCGGGAGTATCTGCCGGAAGAGATATCAGGCCTTATTCTTGCCCGTCTCAAAGAAAACAGTGAAAAATATTTGGATGAAGAAATACACGATGCCGTCATCACCGTTCCGGCTTATTTCGATGATCAGCAGCGTCGGGCCACCATGCGGGCGGCAGCCATGGCAGGGCTCAAGGTGCGTAAACTTCTCAATGAACCGACAGCGGCAGCCCTTGCCTACAGCTGCGGCAGTAATCGCCCTGATGCCAAGCTGTTGGTGGTTGACCTGGGCGGCGGCACCCTTGATATCACCTTGGTGGAATACAAGGACAGGGTCTTTCAGGTCAAAGCGGTGGGTGGTTCCACCACCCTGGGCGGAGTGAATTTTGACCGGCAAATTATCAACCATGTTGTACAGGATTTCAAAGAAACACACTCCTGTGATCTCAGTCATGATAAGATAGCCTTTCAGCAACTAGTTATTCAATCGGAAAAGGCCAAGGCGGATCTCTCATCAAGTATGGAAACAACCTTGATGATTCCCTACATCAGCATGACGGAGAAGGGGCCGCTGCACCTGAACAAAATTTTGACGAGATCCGTCTTTGAAGGGCTTGTCGCATCGCTTCTTTCCGAAATAAAAGAACTTATCCTGGCCACCTTCAACAAATCCAATCTGCGGACGGATTGGGTCGACTCGGTCATCCTGGTGGGCGGTTCCACCCGTATTCCCGCCCTGGAAACCCTGATTCTGGATATTATTGATCCCCATGGGAAAAAGCAGGATCTCATTAAAAAAGCAATCAATCAGGATGAAGCGGTTGCCAACGGCGCCGCCATCATGGCCGGTATCCTTAGCGGTGAACTGATGGATATTGAGTTTCACGATATCACCTCCCATGATCTTGGAATCTTAGACCATGAAGACAGGTTTGAAGTCATACTTTCAGCAGGCTCGATATTTCCATGCGAAATAAGTAAACTGTTTACCACGGCAACAGATAACCAGGAGGAAGTCGTTATTCGGATCGTTCAAAAAAGAGGAGAAAAGGAAGCGTCTCCCTTGGTCAGCTTAGGGGATTTCAGCTTACGTGTTACCGGGAAGCGGCAAAAAGGAGGTCCTGATATTGATGTAAGCTTTGCATTTGATCTCAATGAAATGCTTACCGTATCAGCTGTCGATCTTGATACCCATGAGAAGGCGGAAATCAATATTGAATGA
- a CDS encoding chemotaxis protein CheW — protein MSNTKTDRQSLNRGDRGQLVVFGLGKEEFGVDIHAVREIVRLPEITPVPRSPEYATGICNLRGSVLPVIDTRCRFGMDTVEPSDQTRMLVIESAGTATGIIVDRMKEVLRLHDSVIENTPGVCRGVDEEFLSGVVSLDKGKRLIMALNLEQVIDIEISEDYEGVSITESTAESRLAEEIVKEEQLVSFQVGPEEYGIDIKAVKEILRVTEITEVPNVPDFVKGLFFVRNRLIPVVDLRRLLGMEGMAAQYIENIDAMKADHEKWVWELESAIKTDGTFVGETDPGRCKLGSWITSFRTASQEIQNIIKEIRGPHALLHRLAKSLLKLAKTSKDKALAEFKGKIRPLLEKDLYLLDNLKNAIKDNIHEDQRFLVVDDGVFTVGYLVDHVNEVMRIPESIINETPSIAKTVKNEIRGVAKMDEGKRLILIMEEGAILSGRDNEALAEIATNHATAAKAAKSVEEEGMAAGEAERKKFAEQNLEEEQVVTFFLDKEEYGLRIMEVKEINRLDGITDIPRAPSFIDGVTNLRGNVVPVLNLRTLFSMDARESDDASRIIIVEIEGCQIGMLVDKVNEVMRLSKSNIDKTPAIIKGDNQFMDGICRLNQGNRMISILNIEHLLDSNELADFSAMDTQAAKPSPPKKSRPKTKAGRKIESEPKPESEPKLEPKSNPEPEPEKGGKKKMKIAE, from the coding sequence ATGTCCAATACAAAAACAGACCGACAATCTCTCAACCGAGGAGACCGGGGCCAGCTTGTGGTCTTCGGGCTGGGCAAGGAAGAGTTCGGGGTGGATATTCATGCGGTGCGGGAAATCGTCCGCCTGCCCGAGATTACACCTGTACCGAGAAGTCCTGAATATGCCACGGGTATTTGTAATCTGCGGGGCAGTGTCCTGCCGGTGATTGATACCAGATGCCGATTCGGGATGGATACGGTGGAGCCGTCTGACCAGACCAGGATGCTGGTGATTGAAAGCGCAGGCACGGCAACAGGTATAATTGTTGATAGAATGAAGGAAGTTCTGAGACTGCACGACTCGGTCATAGAAAATACCCCCGGAGTCTGTCGTGGGGTGGATGAGGAATTTCTCTCCGGTGTGGTTTCCCTTGATAAGGGGAAACGACTCATTATGGCCTTGAACCTTGAGCAGGTTATTGATATTGAAATATCCGAGGACTATGAAGGGGTCTCCATCACAGAAAGCACTGCGGAGAGTCGTCTGGCCGAAGAAATTGTCAAAGAGGAACAGCTTGTTTCTTTTCAGGTGGGACCTGAAGAGTACGGCATTGATATCAAGGCGGTTAAAGAGATATTACGAGTCACTGAAATCACCGAGGTGCCCAATGTCCCGGACTTTGTCAAAGGGCTTTTCTTTGTTCGCAACAGATTAATACCGGTGGTTGATCTTCGTCGCCTGCTGGGTATGGAGGGAATGGCCGCACAGTACATCGAAAACATTGATGCCATGAAGGCGGATCATGAGAAATGGGTTTGGGAACTGGAATCCGCCATCAAGACCGACGGCACGTTCGTCGGGGAAACAGACCCCGGGCGCTGTAAATTAGGGAGCTGGATAACAAGTTTCCGCACGGCAAGTCAGGAAATTCAAAATATAATAAAGGAAATCAGAGGGCCTCATGCCTTGCTGCATCGTTTGGCAAAATCACTTTTAAAGCTTGCTAAAACATCAAAGGATAAGGCCCTTGCAGAATTTAAGGGGAAAATCCGTCCTCTCCTGGAAAAAGATTTGTACCTGCTCGATAATTTAAAGAATGCAATAAAAGACAATATCCACGAAGACCAGCGGTTTTTGGTGGTGGATGACGGCGTATTCACTGTCGGCTATTTGGTGGATCATGTTAACGAGGTTATGCGGATTCCCGAATCCATCATTAACGAGACCCCGTCCATTGCGAAAACGGTAAAAAATGAGATTCGCGGAGTGGCGAAAATGGATGAGGGGAAACGTCTCATCCTTATTATGGAAGAAGGCGCAATCCTGAGCGGCAGGGATAATGAGGCGCTGGCTGAAATTGCAACAAACCATGCAACGGCTGCCAAGGCTGCAAAGAGTGTTGAGGAGGAAGGCATGGCGGCAGGAGAGGCAGAAAGGAAAAAATTTGCTGAACAAAACCTTGAAGAAGAACAGGTGGTGACATTCTTCCTTGATAAGGAAGAGTATGGCCTGCGTATTATGGAGGTAAAGGAAATAAATCGCCTGGATGGGATTACTGACATTCCCAGGGCGCCTTCCTTTATTGACGGGGTGACAAACCTGCGGGGCAATGTCGTTCCGGTCCTGAATCTCCGCACTCTCTTTTCCATGGATGCAAGGGAGAGTGATGATGCCTCACGGATCATCATTGTGGAGATAGAGGGCTGTCAAATTGGAATGTTAGTTGATAAAGTCAATGAGGTTATGCGCCTGTCCAAAAGCAATATCGATAAAACCCCGGCCATTATTAAAGGGGATAATCAATTTATGGACGGCATCTGCCGACTGAATCAAGGCAACCGGATGATCAGCATTCTCAATATTGAGCATCTCCTGGACAGTAATGAATTGGCGGACTTTTCAGCCATGGATACCCAGGCCGCCAAGCCGTCCCCGCCAAAAAAGAGCCGACCAAAGACGAAAGCAGGACGAAAGATTGAATCTGAGCCGAAACCTGAGTCTGAGCCGAAGCTTGAACCTAAATCTAATCCTGAGCCTGAGCCTGAAAAAGGCGGCAAAAAGAAAATGAAGATAGCGGAGTGA
- a CDS encoding tetratricopeptide repeat protein: MKKHKVILARKTAEDRKACAAFLGELGFTDIIEAGDGKQAKTFLQKKKDVALLVCGDDLDEMNGPALFAWMRTKSKKFRQTPVLILGDNPEKIEQESVNSKTSMFLTSPFSVEELQTCIDKLLPGLLPGILQSVPKKKTKEKKGEQGALSKMLFEKGVGPGEERKQEETEQNGSQISLLQEEIRLLKTELKDTKDKLAGHQETYSALFRNGLELLKQDQFFDAAGFFNVLLLFEPENIKALNNMAVIYFEMAMEEKARKSLERILEIDPDNALAKENLSIFE; encoded by the coding sequence ATGAAAAAACACAAAGTAATTTTGGCTCGGAAAACAGCTGAGGATCGCAAGGCCTGTGCTGCATTTTTAGGCGAACTTGGGTTTACAGATATTATTGAAGCCGGTGACGGAAAACAGGCAAAAACATTTCTGCAAAAGAAAAAAGATGTTGCTCTGCTTGTCTGCGGCGATGATCTGGACGAAATGAACGGGCCTGCCCTTTTTGCATGGATGAGGACAAAATCAAAAAAATTCAGGCAGACGCCGGTTCTCATACTCGGTGATAATCCTGAAAAAATCGAGCAGGAATCAGTCAACAGCAAGACAAGCATGTTTCTGACCAGCCCTTTCAGCGTTGAGGAGTTACAAACATGCATTGACAAATTACTGCCCGGATTGCTGCCTGGTATTCTTCAATCTGTGCCTAAGAAAAAAACTAAGGAAAAAAAGGGCGAACAAGGGGCGCTGAGTAAGATGTTATTTGAAAAAGGTGTCGGCCCCGGCGAAGAGCGGAAACAAGAGGAAACAGAGCAGAACGGATCACAAATCAGCCTCCTGCAGGAAGAAATACGTTTATTGAAAACAGAGCTGAAGGATACAAAGGATAAACTGGCCGGTCATCAGGAGACATATTCAGCCCTGTTTCGAAACGGCTTGGAATTATTAAAGCAGGATCAATTCTTTGATGCGGCAGGATTCTTTAACGTATTGCTGCTTTTCGAGCCGGAAAATATCAAAGCCCTGAATAATATGGCGGTTATTTATTTTGAAATGGCAATGGAGGAAAAAGCCAGGAAGAGTTTAGAGAGAATTTTAGAGATAGATCCAGATAATGCATTGGCAAAGGAAAATCTATCGATTTTCGAATGA
- a CDS encoding Hpt domain-containing protein, with protein sequence MIEDKQLRSLYGSESEEHLRKLEQEFLQLKKKPNDTALLDAMRREAHGLKGAARMIGLTRIDNLSHILEDTFTAAGRGDVILDSKRIKDLYRGLEAVKALVAEAVLGTPVEVDVDAVSAMLKRGAGEAAEEIENAGNR encoded by the coding sequence ATGATTGAAGATAAGCAGCTCCGAAGTCTATACGGCAGTGAAAGCGAAGAGCATCTCCGAAAGCTTGAGCAGGAGTTTCTTCAACTGAAAAAAAAACCGAACGATACGGCATTACTTGATGCAATGAGACGTGAAGCCCATGGGCTGAAAGGTGCGGCCCGGATGATCGGTCTAACCCGAATAGACAATCTCAGTCATATTTTGGAAGACACCTTCACGGCGGCGGGTCGGGGAGATGTTATCCTGGACTCAAAGCGGATAAAAGATCTCTATAGAGGTCTTGAGGCGGTGAAGGCATTGGTGGCGGAAGCTGTTTTAGGTACGCCTGTTGAGGTGGATGTTGATGCCGTATCAGCAATGTTAAAAAGAGGAGCCGGTGAGGCAGCTGAAGAGATCGAAAATGCGGGGAACAGGTAA
- a CDS encoding methyl-accepting chemotaxis protein: MKKLARPETGVARKAAAGDDDIAAKRERAKRLAREKVKARTLARQQQLAERMASATEEMAASLDQAGAASEQLGSNMESIASAAEQASAAAEESRAAIAQIQAAAELANDRAQGSMDKSVLLQEFTRTTTIDIEALIAGVSSAAEENINSADMIDDLVTKSDEIGEIVGTVVRIADQTNLLALNAAIEAARAGEHGRGFAVVADEVRNLAEISEQSANGIRSVVDEIQAQVQEVVEDVKTNAEVAVEEVEKAKSIAADLASIREIFAEVAVSSKGMNNNAQTVIDGADEFLKGAEDISSSAEETAGAAEEASKAVNEQNKAFAEMQIAATELSELTENLKNATDNQKSAEEVAATAEELSANIEEATSASSQIQTAIEQIFAAAVAQREQTEAGQILGRKLSEASEQMNAEAKKAVARIDDLKKLLVVNKENVEKMIANIAGTAEESVKSVENIKLLEEKTYNISKVVGQIVNVTLQTNMLAVNGSIEAARAGEFGRGFSVVASDIRTLADDSSQNAEKIKDMVRAMSARIVTVAAAIELTGKSAAREVEKAQKTTERLVSIEDDTDGVLEVFSEISTGVTQIAVALEQAGKAVAAIAEGAVVAMTATEEASKAAEEGQKGMENISEAIDEIASQADEMQNM, encoded by the coding sequence GTGAAAAAATTAGCACGGCCAGAAACCGGAGTGGCAAGAAAAGCAGCAGCCGGTGATGATGATATTGCAGCAAAACGCGAAAGAGCTAAACGCCTTGCCAGGGAAAAGGTAAAGGCCCGGACCCTGGCCCGCCAGCAGCAACTGGCTGAACGGATGGCTTCCGCCACCGAGGAGATGGCGGCATCCCTTGATCAGGCAGGTGCTGCATCCGAACAACTCGGCAGTAATATGGAAAGTATCGCCAGCGCAGCTGAGCAGGCCTCGGCGGCTGCGGAAGAATCACGGGCGGCCATTGCCCAGATCCAGGCGGCGGCTGAACTCGCCAATGATCGCGCTCAGGGTTCGATGGACAAAAGTGTCCTCCTGCAGGAGTTCACCCGAACGACCACCATTGATATTGAGGCCCTGATCGCCGGGGTCTCCAGTGCTGCCGAGGAGAATATTAACTCGGCTGATATGATTGATGATCTGGTGACAAAATCAGATGAAATCGGTGAAATTGTCGGTACTGTTGTCCGCATTGCCGATCAAACCAACCTGCTTGCCTTGAATGCTGCTATCGAGGCGGCAAGGGCCGGTGAACACGGCCGCGGTTTTGCGGTTGTGGCGGATGAGGTCAGAAATCTTGCCGAGATTTCCGAGCAGAGCGCCAATGGTATTCGCAGTGTGGTTGATGAGATTCAGGCCCAGGTTCAGGAGGTGGTGGAGGATGTGAAGACCAACGCTGAGGTTGCAGTGGAAGAGGTTGAAAAAGCCAAGTCCATAGCTGCCGATCTTGCGTCTATCAGAGAGATTTTTGCCGAGGTTGCTGTAAGCTCAAAAGGTATGAATAACAATGCCCAAACAGTTATTGACGGTGCTGATGAATTTTTAAAAGGAGCTGAGGATATCAGCAGCAGTGCCGAAGAGACCGCTGGAGCCGCCGAAGAGGCATCGAAAGCTGTTAACGAACAGAACAAGGCCTTTGCTGAGATGCAGATTGCGGCAACTGAGTTGAGCGAATTAACCGAGAATCTGAAAAACGCCACCGATAACCAGAAATCAGCTGAAGAAGTGGCGGCCACTGCGGAAGAACTCTCGGCCAATATCGAAGAAGCCACCTCTGCATCCAGCCAGATACAAACTGCCATTGAACAGATTTTCGCAGCGGCGGTCGCTCAACGTGAGCAGACCGAAGCAGGGCAAATCTTAGGCAGGAAGCTGTCTGAAGCCTCGGAACAGATGAATGCCGAAGCAAAAAAAGCAGTGGCCAGGATTGATGACTTGAAAAAACTGCTGGTCGTCAATAAAGAAAATGTGGAAAAGATGATCGCCAATATTGCTGGCACTGCGGAAGAATCGGTCAAGTCGGTGGAGAATATCAAGCTGCTAGAAGAAAAAACTTATAATATCAGTAAGGTTGTTGGCCAGATTGTTAATGTAACCCTGCAGACGAATATGCTGGCGGTAAATGGATCGATAGAGGCGGCCCGAGCCGGAGAATTTGGTCGCGGTTTTTCGGTTGTTGCCAGCGATATTCGAACCCTGGCGGATGATTCATCACAAAATGCTGAAAAGATAAAAGATATGGTAAGGGCCATGTCGGCCCGGATTGTTACAGTTGCCGCAGCTATTGAACTGACCGGCAAGTCCGCTGCCCGGGAGGTTGAAAAAGCCCAGAAAACCACTGAACGTCTGGTGAGTATAGAAGACGACACCGATGGTGTCCTGGAAGTGTTCTCTGAGATTTCCACCGGCGTAACTCAGATCGCCGTAGCCCTGGAGCAGGCTGGCAAGGCCGTAGCCGCCATCGCCGAGGGGGCCGTCGTCGCCATGACCGCAACCGAAGAGGCATCTAAAGCTGCGGAAGAAGGCCAGAAAGGGATGGAAAATATCTCCGAGGCCATTGATGAGATTGCCAGTCAGGCTGATGAGATGCAAAATATGTAG
- a CDS encoding ParA family protein, whose protein sequence is MTARVIAFANRKGGSGKTTSATNCAHGLSKKGTVLFIDMDAQAHASTILTAGNVQCTVTVTDVLRKESSIEKAIYKSRLPGLSILPSSRDLGSYELESGVDPKSAVALADLLSPLLTQYDYIILDPPPTLGGLMITSLAAANEVYIPMQFHFLAMEGLAEMMRVIYRLNAEINPALHLAGIIPTFFNRQFKTSRKIYREIATNFGDNMILPAIRNNIKLAEAPAYGQTIFEHSPGSIGAIDYKKLVEAIV, encoded by the coding sequence ATGACCGCAAGGGTAATTGCATTTGCCAATCGCAAGGGAGGTAGCGGTAAAACCACCAGCGCCACAAATTGTGCCCATGGTCTCAGTAAAAAAGGCACGGTGCTCTTTATCGACATGGATGCCCAGGCCCATGCCTCGACAATTCTCACCGCAGGCAATGTTCAGTGTACAGTTACTGTCACGGATGTGTTGCGAAAAGAAAGTTCAATAGAAAAAGCGATTTACAAGAGTCGGCTGCCGGGACTCTCCATTCTTCCGTCGTCCCGTGATCTTGGCAGTTATGAACTCGAATCTGGAGTGGACCCCAAAAGCGCCGTTGCCCTAGCCGACCTTCTTTCCCCTCTCTTGACACAGTATGATTACATCATTCTTGATCCGCCCCCGACCCTCGGGGGATTGATGATCACTTCGCTGGCAGCGGCCAATGAGGTTTATATTCCCATGCAATTTCATTTCCTAGCCATGGAGGGGCTTGCCGAGATGATGCGCGTCATTTATCGTTTAAATGCTGAAATAAATCCGGCCTTGCACCTCGCTGGAATTATCCCCACCTTTTTCAACAGACAGTTCAAAACCTCCAGGAAGATTTACCGGGAAATAGCAACAAATTTCGGTGACAATATGATTCTTCCCGCCATTCGAAACAATATTAAGCTGGCTGAAGCTCCGGCCTATGGTCAGACTATTTTTGAACATTCACCGGGAAGCATCGGGGCAATTGATTATAAAAAACTGGTAGAGGCGATTGTATGA